In Malus sylvestris chromosome 16, drMalSylv7.2, whole genome shotgun sequence, the following are encoded in one genomic region:
- the LOC126608203 gene encoding mitochondrial import receptor subunit TOM7-2-like: MALRISLKSKGKTPAKPSKGSEERSMAQSLKELSMWALKKAKVITHYGFIPLVIIIGMNLKPKPQLSQLLSPI, from the coding sequence ATGGCGTTGAGAATATCTCTGAAGAGTAAGGGCAAGACTCCGGCGAAGCCCTCCAAGGGCTCGGAGGAGCGCTCGATGGCTCAATCCTTAAAGGAGTTGAGCATGTGGGCCCTAAAGAAGGCCAAGGTCATCACCCACTACGGCTTCATTCCCCTGGTCATCATCATCGGCATGAACTTGAAACCCAAGCCACAACTTTCCCAACTTCTCAGCCCCATATGA